tttaaaaaaaattaaaaattcataactcatacctctaaaaattaaacttacttcgaaagttaaatttaaatataaattactcTAATACTAATTGAAAACAGTGTCTAACTTTTCTTAACAATTTGGTTCTACTACTTCTACTCTTTCCATTCTCCGTActcctttcattttttttctcccCAATTTTCTTTCCTAACAAATAATCTTGCTCTGCAAAACCGACGAGACGACACTCCAGTGTGAGATGGGTTGGTTATCTCGATTCCTTACTGCGGTCACCTTCTTAGCGGTTGGAGTTATATTTTCACCGGAGAGCTTTGGATCTAAGTCCGACAGTCACCATTCACCAAAAATTTTTACCTATATTAAATTGGCTCATCTTCTCTGCTTCTCCACCGCTTGGGGTGCAGCTATATGGGTCACCTTCATCGGCGGTATCATCATGTTCAAGTAGGTGTTGTTCTGTTTTAAATGTGTTAGTTTTTTTATCGTTGGAATTGTTAATCTTGGTCTTCAGTTCTAGAAGAAGATGTGGAATTGGAGGTATATATGATCTGTTTGGTTGACGGGAAAGAGCGTTTCTCGGTTTTATACTTGTTAACTTCTTGAAAATTTTGAGATTGGTCATTGATAGGGAAAGAGGGTTTCTCggttttattttattcattctTAGTAGGGTTTTCATTGATAATCATTAATATTCGAGGACCAAACCTAGAACTATTGGTTCTTTGATATTTTTTCCTGGAACTCAATTCAAATAAACTAGGAAAATTTGCTTAGGGCTTCTTCTTTCTGTTATTATTATATTCAACTacataatgaaatataataatgTCTCACTATTGTTACTTTTCTTAACATGGAAATTCTTGCTTTGTGATACAATTTGTTAGGAACCTTCCGAGGCATCAATTTGGTAATTTGCAGAGCAAAATGTTCCCTGCTTACTTCTCAATGGTGGGTGTTTGTTGCGCAGTATCAGTAGCTTCGTTTGGGTATCTGCATCCATGGAAGACATCAGCTACTACTGAGAAATACCAACTCGGGTTTTTGCTATCTGCATTCGCCTTCAATCTGACCAATTTATTTGTCTTTACACCCATGACCATTGAGGTCAGTTTTTCTTAAAACTCTTCTCTTTTTCATAAATACATAAAACCTCGTGTTTTGATGACGTTACAACCTACTACTATGATGTTCAAGGCTTAGCACTTATTAATCTAAATTATTGATTTACGTTTCCATTGTTTCTCAGAAAATATGAAAATTCTTATGTGAAAATTCTTAGATTTTCATATTAGCTAGTATTTCTGAGACTATAACCAAGTACTTCTCTTCGTCATTTATTGATGTGTTCTACTCACATATTCATATTTGGAAATTATTCAAACTAGGAAGAAAAAGCTATGGCTGTGTTTGGAAAATAACATGCTAATTGGATCTTAATATAATTAGTGGGAATTAACAGGTTACACATTTATGTTTTTAACTGAGTAATTACATTGTTATTATGTAAATGGAGATAACTGAGGCTCTTCAATTCTCAAGGGGCATGAGAATTAGTGTAGTTATACCGAGCTTATTTTGAAAAAACTTAATTAGAAGCTTCATTGTAAGCTTGACAAAGAGAATTTTCGATTTAACTACTATTTGAAGTAACACAAAAGCTTTATTTTAATGATTTTATGCCAAGCATGACAATGGGATCTTAGAAATAATTACTATTTGACTTTGAAACATGCTAAAATTTGTTTTAGCCACCTAAACTAGAGTTGTTACCAGATTGTCATTATTATTCCAGTTCAATATTCAATGATAGAAGCTTTATTTtcaatgattttatttttatgccaAGCATGACAATGGGAACTTAGAAATAATTACTGTTTGACTTTGGAACATGCTAAATTTGTTTTAGCCACCTAAATTAGAGTTGTTACcagattgttattattattctgTTCAATATTCAATGATAGAAGCTCAAGAGAAAGAACTCAAAAGATTTTTACAGGTTCACTACCTTTCGATAGCTACTTCTTGGGACATTTAGTCCAAGTAAGCGATCCAGTAACAAACAGATCAAGTTTTACATAACGTATACACAAATTTTTAACAAAAGGCAATGTCCCACTTAGTCAAAACTTGAATCTTTCCTGGTGTTCTTCAAGTTGAACATTTCACTCAAGTATCTGACTTTGGAATGCCTCTAAAGATGCATCTGAATTCCCTTCATAATTTTGCCTACATATTGAATTTAAAACCTGGCACTTACAATGCCAAAATGTTTTAGTTTTTGTCAGTTGTCTCCAAACAATTTTCCTTACAATTCAATTTCTTTCATTTGGGAGCAGTAAACAGAATCAGATAAGTGTGCTGATGCTAAATTTCGAATACTAATGTAGCATTTCGACCCTTTTTATTGTTTAGATGATGAAGCAAAGACACAAAGTGGAAAGAGAAGAGAACATTGGGGGTGAAGTTGGGTGGTCAAAGAATGTGGAAGTTGCCAAGGTGAATCCAAAGCTTGCAGCTATGAACAAGAAATTTGGGATGATTCACGGCTTGTCTTCTCTTGCTAATATCATGTCCTTTGGCAGCCTTGCCATGCACTCATGGTACTTAGCAGGTAAGCTTAATCTGTAGTGAAATGCTTGTGTTTATCTCTACGGTGGAAGAAGTTGTACTcttgatgaacatgaaattctcACGGATAATCAGTATAGATATTTCCTGGAAAGCTTGTATTCTGATTGAACAATTTAAACAAAATCACGAGGTCCATGATAGTGGAATGTATATGCTGTTGTTGTAATAAGGATGGACTTGATGTGATGATTATGCAGTGTAGTTTGCTTGCTTTATATCAAGTCtacatattgaaaaaaaaaaagaaagaataaggGTTGAACTACTCTatgctgatttttttttgtttttgttttgagaataactgaataag
Above is a genomic segment from Cannabis sativa cultivar Pink pepper isolate KNU-18-1 unplaced genomic scaffold, ASM2916894v1 Contig3, whole genome shotgun sequence containing:
- the LOC133033158 gene encoding uncharacterized protein LOC133033158 → MGWLSRFLTAVTFLAVGVIFSPESFGSKSDSHHSPKIFTYIKLAHLLCFSTAWGAAIWVTFIGGIIMFKNLPRHQFGNLQSKMFPAYFSMVGVCCAVSVASFGYLHPWKTSATTEKYQLGFLLSAFAFNLTNLFVFTPMTIEMMKQRHKVEREENIGGEVGWSKNVEVAKVNPKLAAMNKKFGMIHGLSSLANIMSFGSLAMHSWYLAGKLNL